The proteins below come from a single Natranaerofaba carboxydovora genomic window:
- the purS gene encoding phosphoribosylformylglycinamidine synthase subunit PurS: protein MFKAVIKVMLKKGVLDPQGEAVQSSLSAMGYDEVKDVRIGKYMTLELDNESKNEAEKNVEEMCKRLLANPVIEDYEYEIVEVST from the coding sequence ATGTTCAAAGCAGTAATAAAGGTAATGTTGAAAAAAGGAGTTCTTGACCCCCAGGGTGAAGCAGTACAGAGCTCGTTATCGGCCATGGGCTATGATGAAGTTAAAGATGTTCGCATAGGGAAATATATGACCTTAGAGCTTGATAATGAATCAAAAAATGAAGCAGAAAAAAACGTAGAAGAGATGTGCAAGAGATTACTTGCAAATCCGGTAATAGAAGACTATGAATACGAAATTGTGGAGGTATCAACATGA
- a CDS encoding 5-(carboxyamino)imidazole ribonucleotide synthase: protein MVFDPEKIYSVTLGIIGGGQLGKMLAQKAKTMGLRVVVLDPTPLSPAGEVCDKQIVSDFFDLDGFLEIAGESDVLTYEFEHISASYLKELEDRGHIVRPSSNTLEIIQDKRRQKEFLESHDIPVTPFMGVDDLDGLKEAVKSLGIPAMLKTSKGGYDGKGNYLIEEDIEESLKRAYEELGGDKNSLYLENHIDFQMEVSVMAARNNKGEIVIYPVAHNIHHESILHTTTVPSSLPRSVVEKVKELSAEIMALYGDVGIFGIEYFVDQKDEVFVNEIAPRPHNSGHYTIEACDVSQFETHLRAILDLPLVNPTLLRPAVMVNLLGEKKGKPVAKGLGRALEIEGLSLHLYRKNETRPGRKMGHFTVTANTVADAKEKADKAFEVLRIIGE from the coding sequence ATGGTTTTTGATCCAGAAAAGATATATAGTGTTACTCTTGGGATAATTGGCGGAGGACAGCTTGGCAAAATGCTTGCACAGAAAGCAAAAACCATGGGGCTGAGGGTCGTTGTTCTTGACCCTACCCCTTTATCTCCTGCAGGGGAAGTTTGTGACAAGCAGATTGTCAGTGATTTTTTTGACCTGGATGGTTTTTTGGAGATAGCAGGTGAATCAGATGTCTTGACCTATGAATTTGAGCATATAAGTGCAAGTTACCTAAAAGAGCTTGAAGACAGAGGGCATATTGTTAGACCTTCTTCTAATACTCTTGAAATTATCCAGGATAAAAGAAGACAAAAGGAATTTTTGGAAAGCCATGATATACCGGTGACTCCTTTTATGGGTGTTGATGATTTAGATGGTTTAAAAGAAGCAGTCAAAAGCCTTGGTATCCCCGCTATGTTAAAAACCAGTAAAGGCGGGTATGATGGAAAAGGTAATTATCTAATAGAAGAAGATATCGAAGAAAGTTTAAAGAGAGCTTATGAAGAGCTTGGCGGGGACAAAAACTCCCTGTATTTAGAAAATCATATAGATTTTCAAATGGAAGTATCGGTTATGGCTGCAAGAAATAACAAAGGAGAGATTGTTATCTATCCTGTCGCCCATAACATCCATCATGAAAGTATTCTTCACACCACAACAGTTCCTTCAAGCCTTCCAAGGAGTGTTGTAGAAAAAGTAAAAGAATTATCAGCGGAAATAATGGCCCTCTATGGGGATGTGGGTATCTTTGGGATAGAATATTTCGTTGACCAGAAGGATGAGGTTTTTGTTAATGAAATAGCGCCTAGACCCCATAATTCAGGTCATTATACCATAGAAGCCTGTGATGTATCTCAGTTTGAAACTCATCTTAGGGCTATATTAGATCTTCCTCTTGTTAATCCTACGTTGTTAAGACCTGCTGTAATGGTGAATCTTCTTGGAGAGAAAAAAGGTAAGCCAGTGGCTAAAGGCCTTGGCAGGGCACTTGAGATAGAGGGTTTAAGTTTGCATTTGTACAGAAAGAATGAAACTAGGCCAGGAAGGAAAATGGGACACTTTACAGTAACTGCTAATACGGTGGCAGACGCGAAAGAAAAGGCGGATAAGGCGTTTGAGGTATTGAGGATAATAGGAGAGTGA
- the purE gene encoding 5-(carboxyamino)imidazole ribonucleotide mutase, which produces MDFKVGIIMGSDSDLPVMQEACKVLDELGVDYEEEIVSAHRTPDRMYEYAKNAHKNGISVIIAGAGGAAHLPGMVASLTHLPVIGVPVKSRSLSGVDSLHSIVQMPPGVPVATVAINGARNAGILAVSMIGIHSDEVRDNLIKFKKDMSDNIKEKSERLKEFGYEKYLEKGFDIK; this is translated from the coding sequence ATGGATTTTAAAGTTGGGATTATTATGGGTAGTGATTCTGATCTTCCTGTTATGCAGGAAGCTTGTAAGGTATTAGACGAGCTAGGAGTGGACTATGAGGAAGAGATTGTCTCAGCTCATAGGACACCTGATAGGATGTATGAGTATGCCAAAAATGCGCACAAAAATGGAATAAGTGTTATAATAGCAGGAGCAGGGGGGGCCGCTCATCTTCCTGGGATGGTTGCTTCACTTACTCATCTTCCTGTAATAGGTGTACCTGTTAAGTCTAGGAGTTTAAGCGGTGTGGATTCGCTTCATTCAATAGTGCAGATGCCACCTGGGGTGCCGGTTGCTACTGTAGCTATTAACGGAGCCAGAAACGCAGGGATATTAGCAGTATCAATGATAGGAATTCACTCTGATGAAGTTAGAGATAATTTGATTAAGTTCAAAAAAGATATGTCAGATAATATTAAAGAAAAATCAGAAAGACTTAAAGAATTTGGGTATGAAAAATATTTAGAAAAAGGATTTGATATAAAATGA
- the purC gene encoding phosphoribosylaminoimidazolesuccinocarboxamide synthase, producing the protein MDKGYLLHEGKAKRVYTLEDTEGEDGFDPKEHLLVEFKDSISAFDGVKVDEMPEKGVLNNKISSIIYTFLEEQDVSTHFVKKLNSKEMLVKRVDIIPLEVVIRNIVSGSLIKRLGFKEGTILKYPVVELYYKNDSLSDPMINEYHIKNLEIATEEEVEAVTKKALEINELLVPYFNERDLLLVDYKLEFGRDSDENIILADEISPDSCRLWDRETYKILDKDRFRKDMGEVLEGYSEILQRISGGEQ; encoded by the coding sequence TTGGATAAAGGCTATTTACTCCACGAAGGTAAGGCAAAAAGAGTGTATACCTTAGAGGATACCGAAGGTGAGGATGGTTTTGACCCTAAGGAACACCTTCTTGTTGAATTCAAAGATAGTATATCTGCCTTTGATGGTGTTAAAGTAGATGAAATGCCTGAAAAAGGTGTGTTGAATAATAAGATTTCCTCAATAATTTATACCTTTCTGGAAGAACAAGATGTATCTACACATTTTGTTAAGAAGCTTAATTCTAAAGAGATGCTGGTAAAAAGAGTTGACATTATACCTTTAGAAGTAGTTATCAGGAATATAGTTAGCGGTTCTCTGATCAAAAGGCTTGGGTTTAAAGAAGGGACGATTTTAAAATATCCGGTAGTTGAACTTTATTATAAAAATGATTCATTAAGTGATCCTATGATTAATGAATATCATATAAAGAATTTAGAGATAGCAACTGAAGAAGAGGTGGAAGCAGTCACCAAAAAAGCACTTGAGATAAATGAACTTCTTGTGCCGTATTTTAATGAAAGGGATTTACTCCTTGTTGATTATAAGCTAGAATTTGGCAGGGATTCTGATGAAAATATTATTCTTGCTGACGAAATTTCACCTGATTCATGCAGGTTGTGGGATAGAGAAACTTATAAAATATTAGATAAGGATAGATTTAGGAAGGATATGGGGGAAGTACTAGAAGGCTACAGTGAAATCTTGCAGAGAATATCCGGAGGTGAACAGTAG
- the purQ gene encoding phosphoribosylformylglycinamidine synthase subunit PurQ → MKFGVVMFPGSNCDLDSYHLVKDVLEEEALYLWHEDSLPGDIDCVILPGGFTYGDYLRPGAMARFSTIMKDIVDFASKGGLVIGICNGFQILVEAGLLPGALMRNKNLKFICDDVYIKVENNNTPFTAKCSEGEILKIPIAHNEGNYYASDDVIKDLEDNNQIIFKYSDIDGNITEDNNPNGSRYNIAGICNKEKNVLGMMPHPERVGEEILGSDDGLKIFNSILGYWREEDGANKV, encoded by the coding sequence ATGAAATTTGGTGTGGTGATGTTTCCCGGTTCTAACTGCGATTTAGATTCATACCATCTTGTCAAGGATGTCCTAGAAGAAGAGGCTTTGTATCTCTGGCATGAAGACTCTCTGCCGGGTGATATAGATTGTGTGATTTTGCCAGGGGGCTTTACCTATGGTGATTATCTTAGACCCGGTGCTATGGCCAGGTTTTCAACCATAATGAAAGACATTGTCGACTTTGCCTCGAAAGGTGGACTTGTTATAGGGATATGTAATGGGTTTCAGATACTTGTAGAGGCTGGCCTTTTGCCGGGTGCTCTGATGAGAAATAAGAATCTGAAATTTATTTGTGATGATGTCTATATAAAAGTAGAAAATAATAATACCCCTTTTACAGCAAAGTGCAGTGAAGGTGAAATTCTTAAAATACCAATTGCCCATAATGAAGGTAATTATTATGCATCTGATGATGTTATCAAAGATTTGGAAGATAATAATCAAATTATATTTAAATATTCGGATATAGATGGCAATATCACAGAAGATAATAACCCAAATGGCTCAAGGTATAATATTGCAGGGATTTGTAATAAAGAGAAAAATGTCCTTGGTATGATGCCTCATCCGGAAAGGGTGGGAGAAGAGATTTTGGGCTCGGACGATGGACTTAAAATATTTAATTCAATCCTTGGCTACTGGAGGGAAGAGGATGGAGCAAACAAAGTATAA
- the purB gene encoding adenylosuccinate lyase translates to MIERYTRPEMKKIWSLENKFKKWLEVEIYALEALSNLDVVPEDDVKKIRENASFEVSRILEIEEETRHDVIAFVSCVAESLGPEKRYLHYGLTSSDVVDTAMSALIKEACEVLLNDLDELTEALKEKAREHKDTVMIGRTHGVHAEPTTLGVKIALFYSEMLRNKERLERAKDSIAAGKISGAVGTYANVPPYVEEYVCEKMGLSPAPVSTQIIQRDRHAELMTTLAIIGGTLDKLATEIRGLQKSETREVEEPFYKGQKGSSAMPHKKNPVVSERISGLVRILRGNAQAALENQPLWHERDISHSSTERVIIPDSTIILNYILKQATRIIKDLKVNESRMEKNLQGTYGLVFSQQVLLKLIDKGVVRDDAYVMVQRNAMKSWEEERSFLSILKEDKEILDYLSEEELNDCFDPKYHLKNINAIFERLGI, encoded by the coding sequence ATGATTGAACGTTATACACGTCCTGAGATGAAAAAGATCTGGAGTCTTGAAAACAAGTTTAAAAAATGGTTAGAGGTTGAGATCTACGCCTTAGAGGCTCTGTCTAATTTGGATGTTGTGCCAGAAGATGATGTCAAAAAAATTAGGGAAAATGCAAGCTTTGAAGTTTCTAGAATATTAGAGATTGAAGAAGAGACAAGGCATGATGTGATAGCTTTTGTAAGCTGTGTTGCAGAGAGTCTTGGTCCTGAGAAAAGATATCTTCATTATGGGCTTACATCTTCTGATGTGGTAGATACTGCAATGTCTGCTCTTATCAAAGAAGCTTGTGAAGTTTTGTTAAATGATCTTGATGAACTTACAGAAGCACTTAAAGAAAAAGCAAGAGAACATAAAGATACAGTCATGATAGGTAGAACCCATGGGGTCCATGCAGAGCCTACAACCCTTGGAGTTAAAATTGCTTTATTTTATTCAGAAATGCTAAGAAATAAAGAAAGATTAGAAAGAGCTAAGGATTCTATTGCCGCAGGTAAAATCTCAGGTGCGGTTGGCACCTATGCAAATGTACCACCTTATGTTGAAGAATATGTATGTGAAAAGATGGGCCTTAGTCCGGCACCTGTTTCTACCCAGATTATTCAAAGAGATAGACACGCTGAGCTTATGACCACCCTTGCGATAATCGGTGGCACGTTAGATAAGTTGGCAACAGAAATTAGAGGCCTACAAAAATCAGAAACCAGAGAAGTAGAAGAGCCATTTTACAAAGGTCAAAAAGGTTCATCTGCCATGCCTCACAAAAAAAATCCGGTTGTAAGTGAAAGGATATCCGGCCTTGTACGAATCCTTCGAGGAAATGCTCAAGCTGCTCTAGAAAACCAGCCCCTCTGGCATGAAAGAGATATTTCCCATTCTTCGACAGAAAGGGTAATAATTCCTGATAGCACCATAATCCTTAATTATATCCTAAAACAGGCTACCAGAATCATAAAAGATTTAAAGGTTAATGAAAGTAGAATGGAGAAGAACCTACAGGGGACCTATGGTCTTGTTTTTAGCCAGCAGGTCTTATTAAAGCTTATTGATAAAGGCGTAGTTCGGGATGATGCTTACGTCATGGTACAAAGAAATGCTATGAAATCCTGGGAAGAGGAAAGAAGTTTCTTATCTATCCTAAAAGAAGACAAAGAGATATTGGATTATCTTTCTGAAGAGGAGTTAAATGACTGTTTTGATCCCAAGTATCATTTGAAGAATATTAATGCAATCTTCGAGCGACTTGGTATCTAA